Proteins encoded within one genomic window of Musa acuminata AAA Group cultivar baxijiao unplaced genomic scaffold, Cavendish_Baxijiao_AAA HiC_scaffold_1097, whole genome shotgun sequence:
- the LOC103973023 gene encoding LOW QUALITY PROTEIN: uncharacterized protein LOC103973023 (The sequence of the model RefSeq protein was modified relative to this genomic sequence to represent the inferred CDS: inserted 1 base in 1 codon), producing the protein MYCPINYSKDPPDEKLHSALLLSGRTYPPQGFVSFLFFEFAGTKSPLTTNQQTSLSCWVLPASVRSEQQGTPRRRRPSRAEVSRSRGRSAPCLRGWVICSHTELLLSNLILEGLAGERSQSAAENKTASERTFVSFFSTKHGSLRITVGRWLPKETPIRSAPXLGGIYLIPITRRGSP; encoded by the exons ATGTATTGCCCCATTAACTATAGCAAAGATCCACCAGACGAGAAACTCCATTCCGCACTGCTGCTGAGTGGTCGGACTTATCCACCTCAGGGATTCGTGTCATTTCTGTTTTTTGAAT TTGCGGGTACTAAGAGTCCTCTCACTACCAATCAGCAGACATCATTATCTTGCTGGGTCTTGCCG GCGTCTGTGAGATCAGAGCAACAGGGAACGCCTAGACGACGACGCCCGTCCAGGGCTGAAGTAAGTAGATCGAGAGGTCGTTCCGCCCCTTGTCTCCGAGGATGGGTAATATGTTCTCATACGGAATTGTTGCTATCCAACTTGATTCTAGAGGGCCTAGCTGGCGAGCGATCCCAGTCCGCGGCAGAGAACAAGACAGCAAGCGAGCGTACCTTTGTTAGCTTCTTCTCCACCAAGCACGGAAGTTTAAGGATAACTGTAGGTCGGTGGCTACCTAAGGAAACTCCGATTCGATCCGCCC TGCTGGGAGGCATCTACCTCATCCCGATCACAAGGAGAGGTTCACCATGA
- the LOC135666410 gene encoding NADH-ubiquinone oxidoreductase chain 1: MAFVQRRKGPDVVGLFGLLQPLADGFKLILKEPISPSSANFSLFRMAPVATFTLSLVARAVVPFSYGMVLSDPNIGLLYLFAISSLGVYGIIIAGWSSNIGSGRSVAYDRRTNWSNMGLCRRC; encoded by the coding sequence ATGGCTTTTGTGCAACGTCGAAAGGGTCCTGATGTAGTAGGATTGTTCGGATTGTTACAACCTCTAGCGGATGGTTTCAAATTGATTCTCAAAGAACCTATTTCACCAAGTAGTGCTAATTTCTCCCTTTTTCGAATGGCTCCAGTAGCTACATTTACGTTAAGTCTGGTCGCTCGGGCCGTTGTACCTTTTTCTTATGGTATGGTATTGTCAGATCCGAACATAGGGCTACTTTATTTGTTTGCCATATCTTCGCTAGGTGTTTATGGAATTATTATAGCTGGTTGGTCTAGTAATATAGGGAGCGGCCGTTCGGTCGCCTATGATAGACGGACCAATTGGTCAAATATGGGTTTGTGCCGCAGGTGTTGA